From Peptoanaerobacter stomatis, one genomic window encodes:
- a CDS encoding molybdopterin-binding protein, whose product MKLIDTKDAVGYILCHDITQIVKDKVKDARFRKGHIIKDEDIPVLLSLGKEHIYVWEKDDDNMMHENDAAQFMIDLTRTEDMSFTPVKEGKMELVADIDGYFTVDVNLLKEINMQKDIMMASIKGDTPIKKGTKLSGMRIIPLVIEKQKMEDLKKIINGKKVFDIKPFVRKKAGIVTTGSEVYHRRIKDEFTPVVKEKLADFGVEVIAHETVSDDTQMITEAIKKLKSAGCDIILCTGGMSVDPDDLTPKAISLTADKFVTYGTPVLPGAMFALSYFDDKVPIMGLPGSVMYCAKTVFDIILPRALADIEIDKEFIASLGHGGLL is encoded by the coding sequence ATGAAATTGATAGATACCAAGGATGCTGTAGGATATATATTATGTCATGATATAACTCAAATAGTCAAAGACAAAGTAAAAGATGCAAGATTTAGAAAAGGGCATATTATTAAGGACGAAGATATACCGGTATTATTATCTCTTGGAAAAGAGCATATATATGTTTGGGAAAAAGATGATGATAATATGATGCACGAAAATGATGCGGCTCAGTTTATGATAGATTTGACAAGAACCGAAGATATGAGTTTTACACCTGTAAAAGAAGGGAAAATGGAGCTTGTAGCAGATATTGACGGATATTTTACAGTAGATGTGAACTTGTTAAAAGAAATAAATATGCAAAAAGATATAATGATGGCATCTATAAAAGGGGATACTCCGATAAAAAAGGGTACAAAACTGTCAGGAATGAGAATAATACCTCTTGTTATAGAAAAACAAAAAATGGAAGATTTAAAAAAAATTATAAATGGAAAAAAAGTTTTTGATATAAAACCTTTTGTTAGAAAAAAAGCGGGTATAGTTACTACAGGAAGCGAAGTTTATCATAGAAGAATAAAAGATGAGTTTACACCTGTTGTAAAAGAAAAGCTGGCTGATTTTGGTGTAGAAGTGATAGCTCATGAAACTGTTTCAGATGATACACAGATGATAACGGAAGCAATAAAAAAATTGAAATCGGCAGGATGTGATATAATATTGTGCACAGGAGGTATGAGTGTAGATCCTGATGATTTAACTCCTAAAGCTATATCACTTACAGCTGATAAATTTGTGACATACGGTACACCTGTATTACCGGGAGCTATGTTTGCACTTTCATATTTTGACGATAAAGTGCCTATAATGGGTTTGCCGGGTTCAGTTATGTATTGTGCCAAGACTGTGTTTGATATAATATTGCCAAGAGCGTTGGCGGATATAGAGATAGACAAAGAATTTATTGCGTCATTAGGACATGGAGGTCTATTATGA
- a CDS encoding SpoIIE family protein phosphatase, translated as MSNLDKTLSTMVEISKIVTSSKDFFDIKDLVIDKMLEIIPPKRACVNIFRQDTYEYTYLVCKETLGDIPKYINGEETAIGKKITMEEFPQYIYDAVVNKKTCYIEDLFEDERGESERDFAELNGYVSRIAVPLISGDKARGFMTCFLGPEEKLLQDDIKFMESVASLLALSVDITSRNREIDEIVRKLRDAIVSIETLTDNLYENKGLDSYFKLIARDICKITNSKSAMIFIDDEDSDLRIIQSHGNRKRLAITTNFLKYNPNDKKKTFTFEDIPPNVSKYGISTIAYENIIKDDRKIGQIVMINSEKYRTDDLRILGIYAAQVLLSVHLFTSNRKLLEDSIIHRDLQLVHQQQKLIMEDEIMSEDDFLNIDYLNVPYKYIGGDFCKFIKVEQDKYILFIADVMGHGIMSNYFVAMTKGAINLLLTMTSSPSTILAQLNNILFKELDKMDVFITSKMIFFDFKNNKAYASNAGHTVPIAVYKDEKGKRNYRLMNGSTSIALGIFENTVYEEEVFDISDIELFAVYTDGIIESKNEQGQEYGADNLAKYIIKKLDEGEEKPCQDLLSEIEDFTNKKKLEDDITIFTIRKK; from the coding sequence TTGAGTAATTTAGATAAAACCTTGAGCACTATGGTTGAAATATCAAAAATAGTTACATCTTCTAAAGATTTTTTTGATATAAAAGATTTAGTAATTGATAAAATGCTTGAAATTATTCCTCCAAAAAGAGCGTGCGTCAATATATTTAGGCAAGATACATATGAATATACATATTTAGTATGCAAAGAAACCTTAGGGGATATACCTAAATACATAAATGGTGAAGAAACTGCTATAGGTAAAAAGATAACAATGGAGGAATTTCCACAGTATATATATGATGCAGTTGTAAATAAAAAAACCTGTTATATAGAGGATTTGTTTGAGGATGAAAGAGGAGAAAGCGAAAGAGATTTTGCAGAGCTGAACGGATACGTTAGTAGAATAGCAGTTCCGTTAATTTCAGGGGATAAGGCAAGAGGATTTATGACTTGTTTTTTGGGACCTGAAGAAAAATTGTTACAAGATGATATCAAATTTATGGAATCAGTTGCATCACTGCTTGCTCTTTCTGTTGATATTACAAGTAGAAACAGAGAAATTGATGAAATAGTTAGAAAGTTGAGAGATGCAATAGTATCAATTGAAACACTTACAGATAATTTATATGAAAACAAAGGGCTTGACTCATATTTTAAACTTATAGCAAGGGATATTTGTAAGATAACAAACTCTAAATCCGCTATGATATTTATAGATGATGAAGATTCTGATTTAAGAATTATACAAAGTCATGGAAATCGTAAAAGACTTGCAATAACTACAAATTTTCTTAAATATAATCCAAATGATAAGAAAAAGACATTTACATTTGAAGACATACCACCAAATGTATCTAAATACGGTATAAGTACAATAGCTTATGAAAATATAATAAAAGATGATAGAAAAATTGGTCAGATAGTAATGATAAATTCAGAAAAATATAGAACAGATGATCTTAGAATATTGGGGATATATGCGGCTCAAGTACTTTTATCAGTTCATTTATTTACAAGCAACAGAAAGCTTTTGGAAGATTCTATTATACACAGAGACTTGCAATTGGTACATCAACAGCAAAAACTCATAATGGAAGATGAGATAATGAGTGAAGATGATTTTTTGAACATAGATTATCTTAATGTTCCTTATAAGTATATAGGTGGGGATTTTTGCAAGTTTATAAAAGTTGAACAAGACAAGTATATACTTTTTATAGCAGATGTTATGGGTCACGGAATAATGTCAAACTACTTTGTTGCAATGACAAAAGGGGCAATAAATCTATTGCTTACAATGACATCATCTCCGTCAACAATATTAGCCCAACTTAATAACATATTGTTTAAAGAGTTAGATAAGATGGATGTGTTCATAACTTCCAAGATGATATTTTTTGATTTTAAAAATAATAAGGCTTATGCTTCAAATGCAGGGCATACAGTACCAATAGCGGTATATAAGGATGAAAAAGGAAAGAGAAATTACAGATTAATGAATGGAAGTACATCCATAGCCCTTGGAATATTTGAAAATACAGTTTATGAGGAAGAAGTTTTTGATATATCCGACATAGAATTGTTTGCTGTTTATACCGATGGAATAATTGAATCAAAAAATGAGCAAGGTCAAGAATATGGAGCGGATAATTTGGCAAAATATATTATAAAAAAGCTTGATGAGGGAGAAGAAAAGCCTTGTCAAGATTTGTTGTCAGAGATAGAAGATTTTACAAATAAGAAAAAGTTGGAAGATGATATAACTATATTTACAATTAGAAAAAAATAA
- the hpt gene encoding hypoxanthine phosphoribosyltransferase has protein sequence MKISSIFISQEDIKNKVYEIAKSIEKDFKGEEVLLVGVLKGASVFLSDLIRNIDLDVEIDFMAVSSYGMSTKSSGVVKILKDLDNDISGKNVIIVEDIIDTGLTLKYLKDYLSNKNAKVLKICTLLDKPSRRKCDIDVDYIGFEIEDKFIVGYGIDYKEKYRNLSYIAFVEE, from the coding sequence ATGAAAATTTCTAGTATATTTATATCTCAAGAGGATATAAAAAATAAGGTTTATGAAATTGCAAAGAGTATAGAAAAAGATTTTAAGGGTGAAGAAGTACTTTTAGTTGGAGTTTTAAAAGGTGCAAGTGTATTTTTATCTGACTTGATTAGAAATATAGACTTAGATGTAGAAATTGATTTTATGGCTGTATCCAGTTATGGAATGTCAACTAAAAGTTCAGGGGTTGTAAAGATACTTAAGGACTTAGATAATGATATAAGTGGGAAAAATGTGATAATAGTGGAAGATATAATAGATACAGGGCTCACTCTTAAATATTTAAAAGATTATTTAAGTAATAAAAATGCAAAGGTTTTAAAAATATGTACATTGTTGGATAAACCGTCAAGAAGAAAATGTGATATAGATGTTGATTATATAGGTTTTGAAATAGAAGATAAGTTTATAGTGGGATATGGTATAGATTATAAAGAAAAATATAGAAATTTATCATATATTGCATTTGTGGAAGAATAA
- a CDS encoding DUF896 domain-containing protein produces MDDIKNLNEHELIQEINKLAKKEELSQEELILQKTLRNEYISRVKKNLKSHLDNIKPQNT; encoded by the coding sequence ATGGACGATATAAAAAATTTAAATGAACACGAGCTTATACAAGAAATAAACAAGCTTGCAAAAAAAGAGGAACTTTCTCAAGAAGAACTTATATTACAAAAAACACTTAGAAATGAATATATATCGAGAGTAAAGAAGAATTTAAAATCACATCTTGATAATATAAAGCCTCAAAACACATGA
- a CDS encoding chemotaxis protein CheW: MDTYVVFKINEQKYCVNILTIKEICSNKEATFLPNTPSFIEGIINLRGEVLTIINLSKKLGILSTTPFQEQKILVVLIDELLIGFLVDEVIGIIHTPSEDVNDKPKMLENEVNFINSIIKSEDEMIISIDLKHILNKEELSSVEQLNKEQAI; this comes from the coding sequence ATGGACACTTATGTGGTTTTTAAAATAAACGAACAAAAATATTGTGTAAATATATTAACTATAAAAGAAATTTGCAGCAATAAAGAAGCAACTTTCTTACCAAACACACCGTCATTTATAGAAGGCATTATAAATTTGCGTGGAGAAGTTTTAACCATAATAAACCTTTCTAAAAAATTAGGAATTCTTTCCACTACACCATTCCAAGAGCAAAAAATATTGGTGGTTTTAATTGATGAATTACTAATCGGTTTTTTGGTTGACGAAGTCATAGGTATTATACACACACCTTCGGAAGATGTTAATGATAAACCAAAAATGCTTGAAAATGAAGTGAATTTCATAAACAGCATCATTAAATCAGAAGATGAAATGATAATATCTATAGATTTAAAACATATTTTAAATAAAGAAGAGCTGTCAAGTGTAGAACAACTCAATAAAGAGCAAGCAATATGA
- a CDS encoding sensor histidine kinase translates to MMSIKKHTSNINLAIQNIIDSMQSGKEEIFNITESINKENTIIQSDIVKTKKTISIYTKEVEDLKESELISREKLLLVSKDFNHYTHEDIKNAYEEALTLQEKLLAKKSDVTTVLQTLENLEKRIEKNKELTEKADRLLNRIEVLSEYIKVDVSDDEDDIKDATGKWILSQEKEKSRISRDIHDGPAQTLASIVMKSDIIKRLIEKDSPKNTIYRELEQLKHQLRNAIKEIRRIIYDLRPTSLDELGLIPSIQGLIAKAKEDYDINFNLSTRKNDPIKSSTTKIICFRVLQESINNILKHSNAKNVDINISIGSKTIILKVEDDGIGFNIEDIDSSKSFGLSSLKERILLAEGEVKILSKPNNGTRLEIKIPNKEDIYA, encoded by the coding sequence ATGATGAGTATAAAAAAACATACAAGCAATATAAATCTTGCTATACAAAATATAATTGACTCCATGCAAAGCGGTAAAGAAGAAATTTTTAATATAACCGAATCTATTAATAAAGAAAACACAATAATTCAATCTGATATAGTCAAGACTAAAAAAACCATAAGTATTTATACTAAAGAAGTGGAAGATTTAAAAGAGAGTGAACTTATCAGCAGAGAAAAACTTTTATTAGTAAGTAAAGACTTCAATCATTACACTCATGAAGATATAAAAAATGCATATGAAGAAGCACTTACGTTGCAAGAAAAACTGCTTGCAAAAAAAAGCGATGTCACAACAGTTTTACAGACTCTCGAAAATTTAGAAAAAAGAATAGAAAAAAATAAAGAACTCACAGAAAAAGCAGACAGATTATTAAATAGAATTGAAGTATTAAGCGAATATATAAAAGTAGATGTATCAGATGATGAAGATGATATAAAAGATGCTACCGGAAAATGGATACTTTCTCAAGAGAAAGAAAAAAGTAGAATATCAAGAGATATTCATGACGGACCTGCTCAAACATTAGCATCTATAGTTATGAAATCTGATATAATAAAAAGACTTATAGAAAAGGATTCACCTAAAAATACTATATATAGAGAATTAGAACAACTTAAACACCAACTTAGAAATGCAATAAAAGAAATAAGAAGAATAATATACGACTTAAGGCCGACTTCTTTGGACGAATTAGGACTTATTCCAAGTATACAAGGGCTTATAGCCAAAGCAAAAGAAGATTATGATATAAATTTCAATTTATCTACAAGAAAAAATGATCCAATCAAAAGTTCTACTACAAAAATAATATGTTTTAGAGTTTTACAAGAATCAATAAATAATATTTTAAAGCATTCTAACGCTAAAAATGTAGATATAAACATATCTATCGGTTCTAAAACAATAATATTGAAAGTAGAAGATGATGGAATAGGTTTTAATATTGAAGATATTGACTCTTCAAAATCATTTGGGCTTTCATCTCTTAAAGAAAGAATTTTGTTAGCTGAAGGAGAAGTAAAGATACTATCTAAGCCCAATAACGGAACACGACTCGAAATAAAAATACCAAACAAGGAGGATATATATGCATAA
- a CDS encoding response regulator produces the protein MHNDRIRVMIADDHELIREGISRILDMENDIEVVCKAKSGPEAIESLKKCKVDVILLDINMPDMTGIEILKKLKSSHSKPKIIMLTVYDDVEYVSQSVSLGADGYVLKDSDSETLIKTIKIVNSGGSYIQPTLATKLIKHITKEKQAYKEEVDAVQSLTRKEIVVVKAIANGLSNKGISEKLKISEKTVKNHVSSILKKLELQDRTQVAIYAIKNKIVEL, from the coding sequence ATGCATAATGACAGAATAAGAGTGATGATCGCAGATGATCATGAGCTTATAAGAGAGGGAATATCAAGAATATTAGATATGGAAAATGATATAGAAGTGGTCTGCAAAGCAAAATCAGGTCCAGAAGCAATAGAATCACTAAAAAAATGTAAAGTTGATGTTATACTTTTAGATATAAATATGCCTGATATGACAGGTATAGAAATACTTAAAAAACTTAAATCATCACATTCAAAACCAAAAATAATAATGCTTACAGTATATGATGACGTAGAATATGTATCACAAAGCGTCAGCTTAGGAGCAGACGGATATGTATTAAAAGATTCAGATTCTGAAACTTTGATAAAAACAATAAAAATAGTAAACTCAGGAGGCAGTTATATACAGCCTACCCTTGCTACAAAGTTGATAAAACACATAACAAAAGAAAAACAAGCATATAAAGAGGAAGTAGACGCTGTTCAATCTCTAACGAGAAAGGAAATAGTAGTTGTAAAAGCTATAGCTAACGGATTAAGTAACAAAGGAATCTCAGAAAAACTTAAGATAAGCGAAAAAACAGTGAAAAACCACGTATCAAGCATATTAAAAAAATTGGAATTGCAAGATAGAACTCAAGTAGCCATATATGCAATAAAAAATAAAATAGTTGAATTATAA